The following proteins are encoded in a genomic region of Canis lupus familiaris isolate Mischka breed German Shepherd chromosome 6, alternate assembly UU_Cfam_GSD_1.0, whole genome shotgun sequence:
- the GIGYF1 gene encoding GRB10-interacting GYF protein 1 isoform X4, with product MGKGAGPPLGGTSRGRGSTRSRGRGRGDSCFYQRSIEEGDGAFGRNPREIQRSQSWDDRGERRFEKSARRDGARSGFEEGGAGPRKEHARSDSENWRSLREEQEEEEEGSWRLGAGPRRDGDRWRSASPDGGPRSAGWREHGDRRRKFEFDLRGDRGGCGEEEGRGGGGSSHLRRCRGPDGFEEDKDGLPEWCLDDEDEEMGTFDASGAFLPLKKGPKEPIPEEQELDFQGLEEEEEEPSEGLDEGAPEAGGKELTPLPSQEEKSSSSSPLPTLGPLWGANGEGDDPADKDLPATEDDMRGVPLSPGVGSPSGPPGDLEDDEGLKHLQQEAEKLVASLQDSSLEEEQFTAAMQAQGLRHSAAATALPLSHGAARKWFYKDPQGEIQGPFTTQEMAEWFQAGYFSMALLVKRGCDEGFQPLGEVIKMWGRVPFAPGPSPPPLLGNMDQERLKKQQELAAAALYQQLQHQQFLQLVGSRQLPQCALREKAALGDLSPPQQQQLTAFLQQLQALKPPRGGDQNLLPTMNRSLSVPDSGPLWDIHTSASSQSGGEASLWDIPINSSTQGPILEQLQLQHKFQERREVELRAKREEEERKRREEKRRQQQQQQEEQKRRQEEEELFRRKQVRQQELLLKLLQQQQAAAVQVPPAPSSPPPLWAGLAKQGLSMKTLLELQLEGERQLHKQPSPREPSRAQAPNHRVQLGGLGSAPLNQWVSEAGPLWGGPDKSGGGSSGPGLWEDTLKSGGSLARSLGLKNSRSSPSLSDSYSHLSGRPVRKKTEEEEKLLKLLQGIPRPQDGFTQWCEQMLHTLSTTGSLDVPMAVAILKEVESPYDVHDYIRSCLGDTLEAKEFAKQFLERRAKQKASQQRQQQQEAWLSSGSLQTAFQTNHSTKLGPGEGSKAKRRALMLHSDPSILGEFGGVAMQEASYSAGARSLGRAQTQLLPGFRVLPARTFW from the exons ATGGGAAAAGGGGCTGGCCCCCCCCTAGGTGGCACCTCCCGTGGCAGGGGCAGCACTCGGAGCCGAG GCCGAGGCCGTGGTGATAGTTGCTTTTACCAAAGAAGCATTGAAGAAGGCGATGGGGCCTTTGGCCGAAACCCTCGGGAGATTCAGCGTAGCCAGAGTTGGGATGACAG AGGCGAGAGAAGGTTTGAGAAGTCAGCCAGGAGGGACGGAG CACGATCCGGGtttgaggagggaggggctggcccAAGGAAGGAACATGCCCGCTCAGATAGCGAGAACTGGCGTTCTCTCCGAGAGGAgcaagaagaagaggaggagggcagttGGAGACTTGGGGCAGGACCCCGGCGAGATGGCGACCGCTGGCGCTCAGCCAGCCCCG ATGGCGGCCCCCGCTCTGCTGGTTGGCGGGAACATGGGGACCGGCGTCGCAAGTTTGAATTTGATTTGCGAGGGGATCGAGGAGGGTGTGGTGAAGAGgaagggcggggtgggggaggcagctcTCACCTCCGGAGGTGCCGAGGGCCTGACGGCTTTGAGGAAGACAAGGATGGGCTCCCAGAGTGGTGCCTGGATGATGAGGATGAAGAGATGGGCACTTTCGATGCCTCTGGGGCCTTCTTGCCTCTCAAG AAAGGTCCCAAGGAGCCTATTCCTGAGGAGCAGGAGCTCGACTTCCAGGgcctggaggaagaagaggaagagcctTCTGAAGGGCTAGATGAGGGGGCGCCTGAAGCAG GAGGGAAGGAACTGACCCCACTGCCCTCTCAGGAGGAGAAGTCTAGCTCCTCATCCCCACTGCCCACCTTGGGCCCACTCTGGGGAGCTAATGGGGAAGGTGATGACCCTGCAGACAAGGACCTGCCGGCCACTGAAG ATGATATGAGGGGAGTGCCTCTGAGTCCTGGTGTGGGCTCACCCTCTGGCCCACCTGGAGATCTGGAGGACGATGAAGGCCTAAAGCACCTGCAGCAG GAGGCAGAGAAGCTGGTGGCCTCGCTGCAGGACagctccctggaggaggagcagTTCACGGCCGCCATGCAGGCCCAGGGCCTGCGCCACTCAGCAGCTGCCACTGCCCTCCCCCTTAGCCACGGTGCAGCCCGGAAGTGGTTCTACAAGGACCCTCAGGGCGAGATCCAAG GTCCCTTCACAACACAGGAGATGGCAGAGTGGTTCCAGGCAGGCTATTTCTCTATGGCACTGCTTGTGAAGCGGGGCTGTGATGAGGGCTTCCAGCCACTGGGTGAGGTGATCAAGATGTGGGGTCGTGTGCCCTTTGCCCCAGGACCCTCACCCCCCCCACTGTTG GGCAACATGGACCAGGAGCGGCTGAAGAAGCAGCAGGAGCTAGCTGCGGCGGCCTTGTACCAGCAGCTGCAGCACCAGCAGTTTCTGCAGCTGGTTGGCAG CCGGCAGCTCCCACAGTGCGCGCTCCGGGAGAAGGCAGCTCTGGGGGACCTGAGCCCGCCACAGCAACAGCAGCTCACTGCGTTCTTGCAGCAGCTCCAAGCTCTCAAACCTCCCAG AGGTGGGGACCAGAACCTGCTCCCGACCATGAACCGGTCCTTGTCGGTGCCGGATTCAGGTCCCCTCTGGGACATACATACCTCAGCCTCATCACAGTCAG GCGGTGAGGCCAGTCTTTGGGACATACCAATTAACTCTTCGACTCAGGGTCCAATTCTAGAACAACTCCAGCTGCAACACAAA TTCCAAGAGCGCAGAGAAGTGGAGCTCAGGGCGAAGCGGGAAGAGGAGGAGCGCAAGCGGCGGGAGGAGAAACGGcggcagcaacagcagcagcaggaggagcagaagcggcggcaggaggaggaggagctatTCCGGCGCAAGCAG GTGCGGCAGCAGGAGCTCTTGCTGAAgctgctgcagcagcagcaggcagctGCTGTCCAGGTGCCGCCGGCACCCAGCTCCCCGCCCCCGTTGTGGGCCGGCCTGGCCAAGCAGGGGCTCTCCATGAAGACGCTGCTGGAGCTGCAGTTGGAGGGCGAGCGGCAGCTGCACAAGCAGCCCTCACCCCGGGAGCCATCGCGGGCCCAGGCCCCCAACCACCGTGTG CAGCTTGGGGGCCTGGGCTCGGCCCCCCTGAACCAGTGGGTATCTGAGGCCGGGCCGCTGTGGGGCGGGCCCGACAAGAGTGGGGGCGGCAGCAGCGGCCCGGGGCTCTGGGAGGACACCCTCAAGAGTGGCGGGAGCCTGGCCCGCAGCCTGGGCCTAAAGAACAGCCGGAGCAGCCCCTCTCTCAG TGACTCGTACAGCCATCTGTCAGGTCGGCCTGTGCGCAAaaagacagaggaggaagagaagctgTTGAAGCTGCTGCAGGgcatccccaggccccaggatggCTTCACCCAGTGGTGTGAGCAGATGCTGCACACGCTGAGCACCACAGGCAGCCTGGATG TGCCCATGGCTGTAGCGATCCTCAAGGAGGTAGAATCCCCCTACGACGTCCACGATTATATCCGTTCTTGCTTGGGGGACACGCTGGAAGCCAAAGAATTTGCCAAACAGTTCCTGGAACGGAGGGCCAAACAGAAAGCCAGCCAgcaaaggcagcagcagcag GAGGCGTGGCTGAGCAGTGGCTCCCTACAGACAGCCTTTCAGACCAACCACAGCACCAAACTCGGCCCTGGGGAGGGCAGCAAGGCCAAGAGGCGGGCGCTGATGCTGCACTCAGATCCTAGCATCTTGGGTGAGTTTGGGGGTGTGGCCATGCAGGAGGCTTCTTACTCAGCAGGGGCCAGGAGCCTAGGGAGAGCTCAAACCCAGCTTCTCCCCGGCTTCAGGGTACTCCCTGCACGGACCTTCTGGTGA